GGCAGGCGGGCGAGCCGGTGGTGCGCGCGTCGCGCGGGGACCGGCGGCGCGCGGTGCGCGGCGGCGTCGCGGTGCCCGTCGCCCTCGGGGCGCGGGTGCTCGGCGCGGTGGTGGCGTTCGGGGAGGCGCCGGACGGTGGGGCCGAGATGGTGCGCTCGCTGACGGAGTTGGTGGGGCGCTTCGCGCCTCGGCTGGTCCCGGCGCACGCGGTGGCGGTGGCGGAGAAGAAGGCGGTCACCGACGAGCTGACCGGGCTCCCGAACCGCCGGGCGCTGAACCAGGCGGTGGCGCGCATAGGCAGCGAGCGGGCGGCGCTGATCGTGCTCGACATCGACCACTTCAAGCAGGTGAATGACAGCCTCGGCCATCCGGCGGGCGACGCGGCGCTGCGCCACATCGCCCGGCTGCTGCGCGAGGCCGTCCGAGGCCGGGACATCGCCGCGCGGGTGGGCGGCGAGGAGTTTGCGGTCTGGCTCCCGGGCGCCGACCTCAAGCTGGGCCGCGAGGTGGCGGAACGGCTTCGCCAGCAGGTGGAAGCCGCGCCCTTCCGCCATCAAGGCCACGAGCGCCCGCTCACGATCTCCTGCGGCGTGGCCGCCTACCCGGTGCCCGTCGGTCATCCTGACAACCTGATGGCCACGGCGGACGCGGCCCTGTACCGGGCCAAGCGGGAAGGGCGGAACCGGGTGGTGGTGAGCATGGGCGAGCCGGCCTAGGCAGGCCGTCCCTACGGGTTCCGGCCCCGCACCGTTAAATTGAAAGTCGTCCCCGGGGGCGTCTTGGATTCGACGGGTGCCGTGGGGCGATTGATGCGTGCCGAGGTCCTGGGTCCTCGTAAAACCTCTGGGAAACGTTCAAATGCCAACGCTGAGTACGCGCTGGCTGCGTAAAGCTTAACCGCTTTGCGCACCTGCCCGAGA
The sequence above is a segment of the Gemmatimonadales bacterium genome. Coding sequences within it:
- a CDS encoding GGDEF domain-containing protein; translation: MSGALLFLVIGVVAGSLLGWLAARRALPRPGPVPRPPADDLPGGDSPESIPGVPAEASFDPLAYALVERCALRVGLPCALIVRELDGAPAVIAAVAGGMDARLVGFPVELDSPAGRAITDGIPVVGQAGEPVVRASRGDRRRAVRGGVAVPVALGARVLGAVVAFGEAPDGGAEMVRSLTELVGRFAPRLVPAHAVAVAEKKAVTDELTGLPNRRALNQAVARIGSERAALIVLDIDHFKQVNDSLGHPAGDAALRHIARLLREAVRGRDIAARVGGEEFAVWLPGADLKLGREVAERLRQQVEAAPFRHQGHERPLTISCGVAAYPVPVGHPDNLMATADAALYRAKREGRNRVVVSMGEPA